A single region of the Streptomyces sp. NBC_00236 genome encodes:
- a CDS encoding sensor histidine kinase has translation MSQLRAPDARPERREGGRHGRPGPRSHSAAARPRAARPSPEARIRPQLLRTAVLPAVAVALAGTAAVIFTARSGGVRPSRELWTALGAAGTLAAAAMVAAFLAANRVATTVLGRCLALRRASVQGQADLQRVVEQLRNGEPVPARRSPQPVAPGSDPFELLAQEIGRQQEGAVAAVVQASRLSRLPEHTGEDQKVEVFVNLARRLQSLVHREIQLLDELEHQVEDPDLLKGLFHVDHLATRIRRHAENLAVLGGAVSRRQWSNPVTMTEVLRSAIAEVEQYPRVKLVPPIDGTLRGHAVADVIHLLAELVENATVFSAPQTQVLLRAQRVTAGLALEVEDRGLGMPGDEQKRMNALLADPDQVNVARLLQDGRIGLFVVASLARRHGIAVRLQSNIYGGTQAVLVLPQSLLGADEDTHTEAAGAPAPPLGPVHRPPPPDDSAGRLGPAPERAAAPEPQRRPYVPKQQQLRLHQAPQQTPREGEGPPLPLRAERLDRPAPADERSGTRTTDDAVPVLPQETGVVRGTMGRPQLPRRANQEHLVPQLREAPAPRAEEEPTLHDPGLVAAFRRGIDLAEARQESEADPAPDTGTGFGAPAGTGADAGGSRDVRTGREAPAPVRAPLEPLPVRGAVPVELLGDGSYHSDQDPLEANVNTTKE, from the coding sequence ATGTCTCAACTTCGCGCACCCGACGCGCGACCGGAACGACGAGAGGGCGGGCGGCACGGCCGACCGGGTCCCCGTTCCCACTCGGCCGCGGCCAGGCCGCGGGCTGCCCGGCCGTCTCCCGAGGCGCGCATACGCCCCCAACTCCTGCGCACCGCAGTGCTGCCGGCCGTCGCCGTCGCACTGGCGGGCACCGCGGCCGTCATCTTCACCGCCCGCTCCGGCGGCGTCCGCCCGTCCAGGGAACTCTGGACGGCGCTCGGCGCCGCGGGAACGCTGGCGGCCGCCGCGATGGTGGCCGCCTTCCTGGCCGCCAACCGGGTCGCCACCACCGTCCTCGGCCGCTGCCTGGCCCTGCGCCGGGCCAGCGTCCAGGGCCAGGCCGATCTGCAACGGGTGGTGGAACAGCTCCGCAACGGCGAACCCGTGCCCGCGCGACGCTCCCCGCAGCCCGTCGCCCCCGGCAGCGACCCCTTCGAGCTGCTCGCTCAGGAGATCGGACGCCAGCAGGAGGGAGCCGTGGCCGCCGTCGTCCAGGCATCCCGGCTGTCCCGACTGCCCGAACACACCGGCGAGGACCAGAAGGTCGAGGTCTTCGTCAATCTCGCCCGCCGTCTGCAGTCGCTCGTGCACCGCGAGATCCAGCTGCTCGACGAGCTGGAGCACCAGGTCGAGGACCCCGATCTGCTCAAGGGGCTCTTCCACGTCGACCACCTGGCCACACGCATCCGCCGGCACGCCGAGAACCTCGCCGTCCTCGGGGGCGCGGTCTCCCGGCGGCAGTGGAGCAACCCGGTCACCATGACGGAGGTGCTGCGCTCGGCGATCGCCGAGGTCGAGCAGTACCCCCGCGTCAAACTCGTCCCCCCGATCGACGGCACTCTGCGCGGGCACGCCGTGGCCGACGTGATCCACCTGCTGGCCGAACTCGTGGAGAACGCCACGGTGTTCTCGGCCCCGCAGACCCAGGTCCTGCTCCGCGCCCAGCGCGTCACCGCGGGCCTCGCCCTGGAGGTGGAGGACCGGGGCCTCGGCATGCCGGGTGACGAGCAGAAGCGGATGAACGCTTTGCTGGCCGACCCCGACCAGGTCAACGTCGCACGCCTGCTCCAGGACGGCCGGATCGGCCTGTTCGTGGTGGCGTCGCTGGCCCGCAGGCACGGCATCGCCGTACGTCTCCAGAGCAACATCTACGGGGGCACCCAGGCCGTCCTCGTCCTCCCGCAGTCCCTGCTCGGAGCCGACGAGGACACGCACACCGAGGCCGCCGGCGCACCGGCCCCACCCCTGGGGCCCGTGCACCGCCCACCGCCCCCGGACGACTCCGCGGGACGCCTCGGCCCCGCCCCTGAACGGGCCGCCGCCCCCGAACCGCAGCGGCGCCCCTACGTACCGAAACAGCAGCAACTGCGGCTGCATCAGGCACCTCAGCAGACGCCGCGCGAGGGCGAGGGCCCCCCGCTCCCGCTGCGGGCCGAGCGCCTCGACCGGCCCGCCCCCGCCGACGAGCGCTCCGGCACCCGGACCACGGACGACGCGGTCCCCGTCCTGCCCCAGGAGACCGGAGTCGTGCGCGGCACGATGGGCCGGCCCCAGCTTCCCAGGCGGGCCAACCAGGAACACCTGGTCCCGCAGCTCAGGGAGGCTCCTGCCCCGCGCGCCGAGGAGGAGCCCACGCTGCACGACCCGGGGCTGGTGGCGGCCTTCCGGCGGGGGATCGACCTCGCGGAGGCGCGGCAGGAGTCGGAGGCGGATCCCGCACCGGACACCGGCACCGGGTTCGGGGCGCCCGCCGGCACCGGAGCGGACGCCGGCGGGTCCAGGGACGTGCGGACCGGCCGGGAGGCCCCCGCACCGGTCAGGGCGCCGCTGGAGCCGCTCCCGGTCCGTGGCGCCGTCCCCGTGGAGCTGCTCGGGGACGGCTCGTACCACAGTGATCAAGACCCACTCGAAGCGAACGTGAACACCACCAAGGAGTAG
- a CDS encoding roadblock/LC7 domain-containing protein translates to MATDMPSGQVSDLDWLLSGLVQRVPYTRSAVLLSADGLVKSLHGMDADSADHMAALAAGLYSLGRSAGARFGDNGEVRQVVVELDSTLLFVATAGSGTCLAVLAGRNADAAVLGYEMTMLVKSVRPYLMTPTRQAAGVPGASGL, encoded by the coding sequence ATGGCGACCGATATGCCGTCCGGTCAGGTCTCGGACCTCGACTGGCTGCTGAGCGGGCTGGTACAGCGCGTGCCGTACACGCGCAGCGCGGTCCTGCTCTCCGCCGACGGGCTGGTGAAATCCCTCCACGGCATGGACGCCGACAGCGCCGACCACATGGCCGCGCTGGCCGCCGGCCTGTACTCGCTCGGCCGCAGTGCCGGGGCCCGTTTCGGGGACAACGGAGAGGTCCGCCAAGTGGTGGTGGAGCTCGACTCGACGCTCCTCTTCGTCGCCACCGCCGGCTCCGGCACCTGTCTGGCCGTGCTCGCCGGGCGGAACGCCGACGCCGCCGTGCTCGGCTACGAGATGACGATGCTGGTCAAGAGCGTCCGGCCCTATCTCATGACGCCGACGAGACAAGCGGCCGGGGTGCCGGGCGCCTCGGGACTATGA
- a CDS encoding TetR/AcrR family transcriptional regulator, which produces MAERREELLRAAVEQIEVRGVAAVRIADVASVLGVSNALVLYHFSTKEKLVAAAFAHAAEADLAHLRKLLSRRTTAVRRLRAAVRWYAPTGQAKGWRLWIEGWAASLRDPVLRNVAGDLDQQWKAELAEVIEEGAAAGEFECEDPMSVAWRLTALLDGLAVQMTSYAGPLSRATMLEWTEEALARELGIDHATLTA; this is translated from the coding sequence GTGGCGGAGCGGCGTGAGGAGTTGCTGCGCGCTGCCGTCGAACAGATCGAGGTACGGGGTGTCGCGGCGGTTCGGATCGCCGATGTGGCGTCCGTGCTCGGCGTGAGCAATGCCCTTGTGCTCTACCACTTCTCCACCAAGGAGAAGCTCGTCGCCGCCGCGTTCGCACACGCCGCCGAAGCCGATCTCGCCCATCTGCGCAAGCTCCTGAGCCGGCGTACCACCGCGGTCCGCAGACTGCGCGCCGCCGTGCGCTGGTACGCGCCGACGGGCCAGGCCAAGGGCTGGCGGCTGTGGATCGAGGGCTGGGCCGCCTCCCTCCGCGACCCCGTGCTGCGCAATGTCGCGGGCGACCTCGATCAGCAGTGGAAGGCCGAGCTGGCCGAGGTCATCGAAGAGGGTGCGGCCGCAGGCGAGTTCGAGTGCGAAGACCCGATGTCCGTGGCCTGGCGGCTGACCGCGCTGCTGGACGGGCTGGCGGTGCAGATGACGTCGTACGCGGGTCCGCTGTCCCGGGCCACGATGCTGGAGTGGACCGAGGAGGCGCTCGCCCGTGAGCTGGGCATCGACCACGCGACCCTGACGGCTTGA
- a CDS encoding MBL fold metallo-hydrolase: MTGADSKLPLRTRLRALRPAAFGADPAGARMERIRRSPNFAEGTFQNPVGARIRPSGSALEFAKVYFRKEERVLRAPTGTVPVHATTLADLAEPPASGLRLTWMGHSSVLAEIDGRRVLFDPVWGERCSPFDFAGPKRVHPAPVPLGALGPVDVVVISHDHYDHLDLPTIRSLADTATVFAVPLGVGAHLERWGVPLDRIHELDWNESTTVAGISLTATPARHFCGRGLRNQQHTLWASWAVAGPEHRIYHSGDTGYFPGFREIGAEHGPFDATMIQIGAYSQYWPKDRTDSRPEPGAWPDIHMSPDEGVRAHLDLQGDDPSAGIMLPIHWGTFNLALHPWAEPAEWSMRATQFAGVTMAAPRPGQPFEPADTPAVEPWWRGVAAEPAPGWGNWPPVHVPLPGGAKAAAAPDLDRAPQV; the protein is encoded by the coding sequence GTGACCGGCGCTGACTCCAAGCTTCCGCTCCGCACCAGACTGCGTGCGCTGCGTCCCGCAGCCTTCGGGGCCGACCCGGCCGGCGCACGCATGGAGCGCATCCGTCGTTCCCCCAACTTCGCCGAAGGGACCTTCCAGAACCCGGTGGGGGCGAGGATCAGGCCCTCCGGGTCGGCCCTGGAATTCGCGAAGGTCTACTTCCGCAAGGAGGAGCGGGTGCTCAGGGCGCCGACCGGGACCGTCCCCGTGCACGCCACGACCCTCGCCGACCTCGCCGAGCCGCCCGCCTCCGGTCTGCGGCTCACCTGGATGGGGCATTCCAGCGTGCTCGCCGAGATCGACGGACGCCGCGTGCTCTTCGACCCGGTCTGGGGCGAGCGCTGCTCACCCTTCGACTTCGCCGGTCCCAAGCGGGTGCACCCCGCCCCGGTGCCGCTCGGCGCCCTCGGCCCGGTCGACGTGGTGGTCATCTCGCACGACCACTACGACCACCTCGACCTGCCGACGATCCGCTCGCTCGCGGACACCGCCACGGTCTTCGCGGTGCCGCTCGGCGTCGGTGCGCACCTGGAGCGCTGGGGCGTGCCCCTGGACCGGATCCACGAGCTCGACTGGAACGAGTCCACGACCGTCGCCGGAATCAGCCTCACCGCCACACCCGCCCGGCACTTCTGTGGCCGCGGTCTGCGCAACCAGCAGCACACCCTCTGGGCATCCTGGGCCGTCGCGGGGCCCGAGCACCGGATCTACCACAGCGGTGACACCGGCTATTTCCCCGGGTTCAGGGAGATCGGCGCCGAGCACGGCCCCTTCGACGCGACCATGATCCAGATCGGCGCGTACAGCCAGTACTGGCCGAAGGACCGGACGGACAGCAGGCCGGAACCCGGCGCCTGGCCGGACATCCACATGAGCCCCGACGAGGGGGTCCGGGCCCACCTCGACCTTCAGGGCGACGACCCGTCGGCGGGCATCATGCTGCCGATCCACTGGGGTACGTTCAACCTCGCCCTTCACCCCTGGGCCGAACCCGCCGAATGGTCCATGCGCGCCACGCAGTTCGCCGGAGTGACGATGGCGGCCCCGCGACCGGGCCAGCCCTTCGAACCCGCCGATACGCCGGCGGTCGAGCCGTGGTGGCGCGGTGTGGCCGCCGAACCGGCACCGGGATGGGGCAACTGGCCCCCGGTGCACGTACCGCTTCCCGGCGGAGCCAAGGCCGCGGCCGCCCCCGACCTCGACCGGGCTCCCCAGGTGTGA
- a CDS encoding glutamate dehydrogenase — translation MTTPPVSPPAPLISLTWTDHVTGRQGHLVVDRLVRGVSSGGLRMREGCTLEEVAGLARGMTMKEALHFDADRSGVRYIPLGGAKGGIDCDPRDPAAYGILVRFLRAVRPYVESAWTTGEDLGLTQDLIDRATAEAGLVSTVQAVYPLLDDEAAARRRLADAFAVEVDGIGLDELAGGCGVAESALAALDGAGVAYGDARVSLQGLGTMGGATARFLSRAGLRVVAVADVKGTIANPAGLDVEALLGARDAYGTVDRGVLRGTDLELPADAWLDQDADVLVPAAVSYAVDLTNQARITARWVVEAANMPVLPEAEALLTARGITVLPDVVVNSGTNAWWWWTLFGDIGADADEAFAHIRRSMRALIELVLSRAATDGCTPRAAAHAVVADRLPVMADRFGWYR, via the coding sequence ATGACGACACCACCGGTGTCCCCGCCCGCCCCGTTGATCTCACTGACCTGGACGGACCACGTCACGGGCCGCCAGGGACACCTCGTCGTCGACCGGCTGGTGCGTGGCGTGTCCAGCGGCGGTCTGCGCATGCGGGAGGGCTGCACGCTGGAGGAGGTGGCAGGGCTCGCCCGCGGTATGACGATGAAGGAAGCTCTCCACTTCGATGCGGACCGGTCCGGGGTGCGCTACATACCGCTGGGCGGCGCCAAGGGCGGCATCGACTGCGACCCCCGTGATCCGGCGGCGTACGGCATCCTGGTGCGCTTCCTGCGGGCGGTGCGTCCGTACGTGGAGAGCGCCTGGACGACCGGCGAGGACCTCGGGCTCACCCAGGACCTGATCGACCGGGCCACCGCGGAGGCCGGGCTCGTCTCCACCGTCCAGGCGGTCTATCCGCTGCTCGACGACGAAGCCGCGGCGCGCCGGCGGCTGGCCGACGCCTTCGCCGTGGAGGTGGACGGCATCGGCCTGGACGAGCTGGCCGGGGGCTGCGGGGTCGCCGAGTCCGCGCTCGCCGCGCTGGACGGGGCCGGAGTCGCGTACGGGGACGCACGGGTCTCGCTCCAGGGGCTCGGCACCATGGGCGGGGCGACCGCCCGGTTCCTGTCCCGGGCCGGCCTGCGGGTGGTGGCCGTCGCCGACGTCAAGGGGACGATCGCGAACCCGGCCGGTCTCGATGTCGAGGCGCTCCTCGGCGCCCGCGACGCCTACGGCACCGTGGACCGCGGTGTGCTGCGCGGCACGGACCTGGAACTGCCCGCCGACGCCTGGCTGGACCAGGACGCGGACGTCCTCGTACCCGCCGCCGTCTCCTACGCCGTCGACCTGACGAACCAGGCCCGGATCACGGCCCGCTGGGTCGTCGAAGCGGCCAACATGCCGGTCCTGCCGGAGGCGGAGGCACTGCTCACCGCACGCGGAATCACCGTGCTGCCCGATGTGGTCGTCAACTCCGGTACCAACGCCTGGTGGTGGTGGACCCTGTTCGGCGACATCGGCGCCGACGCGGACGAGGCCTTCGCTCACATCCGCCGGTCCATGCGCGCCCTCATCGAACTCGTGCTGTCCCGCGCCGCGACGGACGGCTGCACTCCGCGCGCGGCGGCCCATGCCGTCGTCGCTGACCGGCTGCCGGTGATGGCCGACCGCTTCGGCTGGTACCGCTGA
- a CDS encoding DUF742 domain-containing protein yields the protein MPATQDGPLLDDAAGRLIRPYTVSNGRTRPTTVLDLLSLVMATGTVPQTHLGPEHSVALGLCGGPTSVAEIAAHLRLPAVVTKVLLSDLVDCGAVTAHPPAFHDMPTDRSLLEAVLDGLRRQL from the coding sequence GTGCCGGCCACGCAGGACGGGCCGTTGCTCGACGATGCGGCAGGCCGCCTCATCCGCCCCTACACCGTGAGCAACGGCCGCACCCGTCCCACGACCGTGCTCGACCTGCTCTCCCTGGTGATGGCCACCGGTACGGTTCCGCAGACGCACCTGGGCCCCGAGCACTCCGTGGCGCTCGGGCTGTGCGGCGGTCCCACCTCGGTGGCCGAGATCGCCGCGCATCTGCGGCTGCCCGCCGTCGTCACCAAGGTCCTGCTCTCGGACCTGGTCGACTGCGGCGCGGTCACCGCACACCCGCCCGCCTTCCATGACATGCCCACCGACCGATCCCTGCTGGAGGCAGTGCTCGATGGCTTACGACGACAGCTCTGA
- a CDS encoding C39 family peptidase → MRKRLVSTAIVVAAAGALLQPALPAQASPVPHPAPVSVLAHDSKAGTAVVSGQNKPGTRLEVAAGRTQSAHWLQIDYQVQETGYWCGPAATRIALSARMAPPSQGDLAWQLGTTQNGTDHIGQVTNVLNSNLGGGWYETKEMPNDPPTQAQRDLLWYDIVFDIDRNYPLVANIVAPPGNQPPGYPSDQTIYHYFTVFGYDEVDRTVLIADPASFSGNQIYWISFDQLATLIPPKGYSA, encoded by the coding sequence ATGCGCAAGAGACTTGTGTCCACCGCGATCGTCGTCGCCGCCGCCGGAGCCCTCCTCCAGCCCGCGCTGCCGGCCCAGGCATCCCCCGTACCGCACCCCGCGCCCGTGTCCGTGCTCGCTCATGACTCGAAGGCGGGAACGGCCGTCGTCAGCGGGCAGAACAAGCCCGGCACCCGGCTGGAGGTCGCCGCCGGCCGTACGCAGAGCGCCCACTGGCTGCAGATCGACTACCAGGTCCAGGAGACCGGCTACTGGTGCGGTCCGGCGGCCACCCGTATCGCGCTCTCCGCCCGGATGGCACCGCCCAGCCAGGGAGATCTGGCCTGGCAGCTCGGCACCACCCAGAACGGCACCGATCACATCGGCCAGGTCACGAACGTGCTCAACTCGAACCTCGGCGGAGGCTGGTACGAGACCAAGGAGATGCCGAACGACCCGCCCACCCAGGCCCAGCGGGACCTGCTGTGGTACGACATCGTCTTCGACATCGACCGCAACTACCCGCTGGTGGCCAACATCGTGGCCCCGCCCGGCAACCAGCCGCCCGGCTACCCGTCGGACCAGACGATCTACCACTACTTCACCGTCTTCGGCTACGACGAGGTGGACCGCACCGTCCTCATCGCGGACCCCGCCTCCTTCAGCGGCAACCAGATCTACTGGATCTCCTTCGATCAGCTCGCGACGCTGATCCCGCCGAAGGGCTACTCGGCATGA
- a CDS encoding ArsR/SmtB family transcription factor, with the protein MLRVHFTSEDLARVTVAPGPDFLWEISNSVQTLQRRDGERVFGAWRRWVRPRLSGTPRLLSSLLPPRGYSPDFLTPTTGDRATLQAALDTLMSTPRPRLRTDLTHLAASLQLPSWVGSLAGGDADALRRLGGALGTYQREALAPYWQRVHAHIDADRAVRLHSLLDGGTEGLLNGLGPQFRWRPPVLEVAYPVDQQLRLRGRGLVLQPSFFCWPTPITLADGDLPPVLVYPIHHAEDWAGPAAPAPGSRSADGAGPLGPLLGHTRAGILRATRTGCSTVEAARLLAVTHPAVSQHLNVLRAAGLVATVRKAGRSFHMATAEGRALLAAEDRSGSSPERGA; encoded by the coding sequence ATGCTGCGGGTGCACTTCACGTCCGAGGACCTGGCGAGAGTCACAGTGGCCCCCGGCCCGGACTTCCTCTGGGAGATCAGCAACAGCGTCCAGACCCTTCAACGGCGGGACGGCGAAAGGGTGTTCGGCGCCTGGCGCCGCTGGGTGCGGCCGCGGCTCTCCGGCACTCCCCGGCTGCTCTCCTCCCTGCTGCCCCCACGTGGCTACTCACCCGATTTCCTCACGCCCACGACCGGCGACCGCGCCACGTTGCAGGCAGCCCTCGACACCTTGATGAGCACCCCGCGGCCACGGTTGCGGACCGACCTGACGCACCTGGCGGCCTCCTTGCAACTGCCCAGCTGGGTCGGGTCGTTGGCCGGAGGCGACGCCGATGCGCTCCGGCGGCTGGGCGGAGCGCTGGGTACGTACCAGCGTGAGGCGCTCGCCCCGTACTGGCAGCGCGTCCACGCACACATCGACGCCGATCGCGCCGTCCGGCTGCACAGCCTGCTCGACGGCGGGACCGAGGGCCTGCTGAACGGACTCGGACCGCAGTTCCGCTGGCGCCCGCCCGTCCTGGAAGTGGCGTATCCCGTGGATCAGCAACTGCGCCTGCGCGGACGGGGTCTCGTACTCCAGCCGTCGTTCTTCTGCTGGCCGACGCCGATCACCCTGGCCGACGGGGATCTGCCGCCCGTTCTCGTCTATCCCATCCATCATGCCGAGGACTGGGCCGGACCCGCCGCGCCCGCCCCCGGGTCCCGTTCCGCAGACGGCGCCGGGCCCCTGGGGCCGCTCCTCGGGCACACCCGTGCGGGCATCCTGCGCGCCACCCGCACCGGCTGCTCCACCGTCGAGGCCGCCCGGCTCCTGGCCGTGACGCACCCCGCCGTGAGCCAGCACCTGAACGTACTGCGGGCGGCAGGGCTGGTCGCCACGGTACGCAAGGCCGGACGCTCCTTCCATATGGCGACGGCGGAGGGCAGGGCCCTGCTGGCAGCCGAGGACCGGTCCGGCAGCTCGCCGGAGCGCGGAGCGTGA
- a CDS encoding PPOX class F420-dependent oxidoreductase, with translation MTGFDARQQALLRLVGEEDGGVLVTLRRDGRPQLSNVNHFYYPDERIVRVSVTEGRAKTRNLARDPRASYHVTSQDRWAWTVVDGTAELSPVAADPDDATVAELITLYRDVQGEHPDWDDYRKAMVRDRRIVLRLHVEHVYGQQRG, from the coding sequence ATGACGGGATTCGATGCACGGCAGCAGGCACTGCTACGGCTGGTCGGCGAGGAGGACGGCGGTGTGCTGGTGACCCTCAGGCGGGACGGCAGGCCCCAGCTCTCCAACGTCAATCACTTCTACTACCCCGACGAGCGGATCGTCCGCGTCTCCGTCACCGAGGGCCGGGCGAAGACCCGGAACCTGGCGCGGGACCCGCGGGCGAGCTACCACGTGACCAGCCAGGACCGCTGGGCCTGGACCGTCGTGGACGGCACGGCCGAGCTGAGCCCGGTGGCCGCCGATCCCGACGACGCCACCGTGGCGGAACTGATCACGCTCTACCGCGACGTCCAGGGCGAGCACCCCGACTGGGACGACTACCGCAAAGCCATGGTCAGGGACCGGCGGATCGTCCTACGGCTCCACGTCGAGCACGTGTACGGGCAGCAGCGTGGCTGA
- a CDS encoding GTP-binding protein, producing MLVAGGFGVGKTTFVGAVSEIAPLSTEELLTQVSAATDSLEGIESKTSTTVAMDFGRITLDEQHVLYLFGTPGQERFWFMWDELSQGALGAVVIADTRRLEECFAAVDFFERRGIGFIVAVNEFDGAFRYGPDEVRAALDLAPAVPVVLCDARIASSGTGALVTLVQHLINATAEPAPLTAHGSYGVHP from the coding sequence GTGCTGGTGGCCGGAGGTTTCGGCGTCGGCAAGACGACGTTCGTCGGCGCGGTCAGCGAGATCGCGCCCCTGAGCACGGAGGAGCTGCTGACCCAGGTCAGCGCGGCGACGGACAGCCTCGAAGGCATCGAGTCCAAGACCTCCACCACCGTGGCGATGGACTTCGGCCGCATCACGCTGGACGAGCAGCATGTGCTCTATCTGTTCGGCACACCGGGACAGGAGCGCTTCTGGTTCATGTGGGACGAACTCTCCCAGGGTGCGCTCGGAGCGGTCGTGATCGCCGACACCCGCAGACTGGAGGAGTGCTTCGCGGCCGTCGACTTCTTCGAGCGGCGAGGAATCGGCTTCATCGTCGCGGTCAACGAGTTCGACGGCGCGTTCCGCTACGGCCCCGACGAGGTCCGGGCGGCCCTCGACCTTGCACCCGCGGTCCCGGTCGTCCTCTGTGACGCCCGCATCGCGAGTTCGGGCACCGGTGCGCTGGTCACCCTGGTCCAGCACCTCATCAACGCCACCGCCGAACCCGCCCCGCTGACCGCCCACGGAAGCTACGGAGTCCATCCGTGA
- a CDS encoding alpha/beta hydrolase — MSAHERRPTRRSLLRAAGGLSAAMALGAGSALATATAASAAGDGFGLRIVDRAESDPRMRYYRFATDAIGWDPAVNVLLPDGYHTDGRRYPVLYLLHGGGTDQDFITFDRAGIRAWTAGRPVIVVMPDGGHAGWYSNPVSSNAGPRNWETFHIAQLLPWIDANFRTYAEYDGRAVAGFSMGGFGALKYAARYYGHFASVSAHSGPASLRRDAGLVGHWANASSAAVELAGGTVYGVPLWDEARVSADNPVERIESYRNKRVFLVAGTSPDPVNWFDQVNENQVLAGQREFRALLGAAGIPHEWHEEPGGHVFRDYMFQRDLDGIIARLRKA, encoded by the coding sequence ATGAGCGCGCACGAGCGCCGCCCCACCCGCAGAAGCCTCCTCAGGGCCGCCGGTGGCCTCTCCGCCGCCATGGCCCTGGGCGCCGGAAGCGCCCTCGCCACGGCAACGGCCGCCAGTGCCGCGGGCGACGGCTTCGGGCTGCGCATCGTGGACCGGGCCGAGAGCGACCCCCGTATGCGGTACTACCGCTTCGCGACCGACGCGATCGGCTGGGACCCGGCGGTCAACGTCCTGCTCCCCGACGGCTACCACACCGACGGCCGTCGCTACCCGGTGCTCTACCTGCTGCACGGGGGCGGCACGGACCAGGACTTCATCACGTTCGACCGCGCGGGCATCCGGGCGTGGACGGCCGGCAGGCCGGTCATCGTCGTGATGCCCGACGGCGGACACGCGGGCTGGTACTCCAACCCGGTCAGCTCCAACGCCGGTCCCCGGAACTGGGAGACCTTCCACATCGCCCAGCTGCTGCCCTGGATCGACGCCAACTTCCGTACGTACGCCGAGTACGACGGCCGCGCCGTGGCCGGGTTCTCGATGGGCGGCTTCGGCGCGCTGAAGTACGCGGCCAGGTACTACGGACACTTCGCCTCGGTGAGCGCCCACTCCGGCCCCGCCAGTCTGCGCCGTGACGCGGGCCTGGTCGGTCACTGGGCCAACGCCTCCTCGGCCGCGGTGGAACTGGCCGGCGGCACGGTCTACGGCGTTCCGCTGTGGGACGAGGCACGGGTCAGTGCCGACAATCCGGTCGAGCGGATCGAGAGCTACCGCAACAAGCGGGTGTTCCTGGTCGCGGGCACCAGCCCCGACCCGGTCAACTGGTTCGACCAGGTCAACGAGAACCAGGTGCTGGCCGGACAGCGGGAGTTCCGCGCGCTTCTCGGCGCCGCAGGCATCCCGCACGAGTGGCACGAGGAACCCGGCGGGCACGTCTTCCGCGACTACATGTTCCAGCGCGACCTCGACGGCATCATCGCCAGACTCCGTAAGGCGTAG
- a CDS encoding DUF6745 domain-containing protein has translation MQYVDSWRAVAAATGAADRAAAEEGVRLAYRSAGLAEPVEFVWADSPRAAVEAVEKLTDAGRSVRDDVRTRPWAEERRRMYDELGPSGWSALWSATGAQLWETTSALADRIRAGIVAELAVKPEDESDVRLVLLDAVLGQHDAAWLAAFDGRGDRLEGLAAVARNAGWWWPYERTVVISDRPEVLHRDEAGRLDSGDGPALAYRDGFALYAWRGMPVPADFLAELGALTPERIRAEENAELRRVMLEFYGYDRYLTESGAEPVHRDETGILWRISLDGDEDVAMVEVVNSTPEPDGTHRTYWLRVPPRTRTAKDGVAWTFGLEGESYAPLRQT, from the coding sequence ATGCAGTACGTGGACTCATGGCGGGCCGTGGCGGCGGCGACCGGTGCGGCGGACCGGGCGGCGGCCGAGGAGGGGGTGCGGCTCGCCTACCGCAGCGCGGGCCTGGCCGAGCCGGTGGAGTTCGTGTGGGCGGATTCGCCGCGGGCCGCCGTCGAGGCGGTGGAGAAACTGACCGACGCGGGGCGATCGGTCCGTGACGACGTACGGACCCGGCCCTGGGCCGAGGAACGACGCCGGATGTACGACGAGTTGGGCCCGTCCGGCTGGTCCGCGCTGTGGTCCGCCACCGGCGCCCAGCTCTGGGAGACCACGTCGGCGCTCGCCGACCGCATACGGGCGGGGATCGTGGCGGAGCTTGCGGTGAAGCCCGAGGACGAGTCGGATGTCCGGCTGGTTCTGCTCGACGCGGTCCTGGGCCAGCACGACGCGGCCTGGCTCGCCGCCTTCGACGGGCGGGGCGACCGGCTCGAAGGGCTCGCGGCAGTGGCGAGGAACGCGGGCTGGTGGTGGCCCTACGAGCGCACGGTGGTCATCAGCGACCGCCCCGAGGTGCTCCACCGCGACGAGGCGGGCCGACTGGACAGCGGGGACGGCCCCGCGCTCGCCTATCGCGACGGCTTCGCCCTGTACGCCTGGCGCGGTATGCCCGTACCCGCCGACTTCCTCGCGGAACTGGGCGCACTGACCCCCGAGCGCATCCGTGCCGAGGAGAACGCGGAACTCCGCCGCGTGATGCTGGAGTTCTACGGATACGACCGCTACCTCACCGAGTCCGGCGCCGAACCGGTCCACCGGGACGAGACGGGCATCCTCTGGCGGATATCTCTCGACGGCGACGAGGACGTGGCCATGGTCGAAGTGGTCAACTCCACTCCGGAGCCGGACGGGACGCATCGCACGTACTGGCTGCGCGTGCCGCCGAGGACGAGGACCGCCAAGGACGGCGTCGCGTGGACGTTCGGGCTCGAGGGCGAATCCTACGCACCTCTGCGCCAGACCTGA